Proteins encoded in a region of the Cygnus olor isolate bCygOlo1 chromosome 4, bCygOlo1.pri.v2, whole genome shotgun sequence genome:
- the STOX2 gene encoding storkhead-box protein 2 isoform X4: MSPISQSQFIPLGEILCLAISAMNSARKQVTQEALMEHLTTCFPGVPTPSPEILRHTLNMLVRERKIYPTPDGYFIVTPQTYFITPSLIRTNSKWYHLDERIPDRSQCTSPQQGTITPSTSGCVRDRTLPKNHCDSCHCCREDMHSMHASTLQRKSAKDCKDSYCPPSLCQVPPTEKSKSTVNFSYKAETLTKPKDVEKQSKKFGLKLFRLSFKKDKTKQLANFSAQFPPEEWPLRDEDTPTTIPREVEMEIIRRINPDLTVENVMRHTALMKKLEEEKAQRSKAGSSAHHSGRSKKSRNHRKSHGKSRSHSKTRVSKGDPSDGSHLDIPAEREYDFYDPLTRSPREGCFIIEHKGDNFIMHSNPNMIESHFPMTPEWDVSGELAKRRTEMPFPEPSRGSSHSKVHRSHSHTQDRRSRNERSSKAKERSRSMDNSKGPLGSATLGTPEDIGEGCSPDDQTTSQTYIDDSTLRPSQSLSHQRALISAAGYKETCIPEIASGSVETPSSCSLLEQNKPTENLPSYSELNSCTTKSAVDDYFQCNTSSETVLTAPSPLGKNKEDHDTLTGTDGLKKMAPSERQSQHVVREPGVHKEESPKGPSSGSAVAGQTPEVMANGRLVQHHSAESSSLDKRKEIFSKDTLFKPLHNTLSVNSYHKSSTPLLKPHQKTPSDTLPVRCEKLEQAIVSSVTQAMPGSQRQQETTGNQEASFDYYNVSDDDDSEEGTNKNAEEEKNRDDVGTMQWLLEREKERDLQRKFEKNLTLLAPKETESSNNQRATHSARLDSMDSSSITVDSGFNSPRTRESLASNTSSIVESNRRQNPALSPAHGGAGPTFNFRATADPPTSEAEKLQKPANCLQASVTSV, encoded by the exons ATACCCAACTCCGGATGGTTATTTCATTGTAACCCCGCAGACTTACTTTATAACACCATCTCTCATAAGAACTAACAGTAAATGGTACCATTTGGACGAGAGGATACCTGACAGGTCTCAATGTACCTCTCCGCAACAAGGAACTATAACTCCCTCCACCTCGGGATGCGTCAGGGATCGAACACTACCCAAAAACCACTGCGACTCCTGCCATTGTTGCAGAGAGGACATGCACAGCATGCATGCATCTACCCTACAGAGGAAATCAGCAAAAGACTGTAAAGACTCATACTGTCCTCCTTCGTTATGTCAGGTCCCACCTACTGAGAAAAGTAAAAGTACTGTCAATTTTTCTTATAAAGCAGAGACGCTCACAAAGCCCAAGGATGTAGAAAAGCAGTCTAAGAAATTTGGACTCAAATTATTCCGATTAAGTTTTAAGAAGGACAAGACAAAACAGTTGGCGAATTTCTCTGCCCAGTTTCCTCCAGAGGAGTGGCCGCTAAGGGACGAGGACACCCCTACCACTATACCTAGAGAAGTAGAAATGGAGATTATCAGGCGCATTAACCCAGACTTGACTGTGGAAAATGTCATGAGGCACACTGCACTAATGAAGAaacttgaagaagaaaaggctcaaCGAAGCAAAGCAGGATCTTCAGCTCACCACAGTGGACGAAGTAAAAAAAGTAGGAATCACAGAAAGTCTCATGGGAAGTCGAGGTCACACAGCAAGACTCGGGTGTCCAAAGGAGATCCATCAGATGGCTCTCATTTGGATATCCCTGCCGAAAGGGAGTATGACTTCTACGATCCCTTGACTCGATCCCCACGGGAAGGCTGTTTTATAATAGAACACAAGGGAGATAATTTTATAATGCACAGCAATCCTAACATGATTGAATCTCACTTTCCCATGACACCAGAATGGGACGTGTCTGGGGAGCTGGCCAAAAGAAGAACTGAAATGCCTTTTCCTGAACCTTCCAGGGGAAGCTCCCACTCCAAGGTCCACCGGAGCCACAGCCATACGCAGGATAGACGATCAAGGAATGAGCGGTCCAGTAAGGCTAAAGAAAGGTCTAGATCCATGGATAACTCCAAAGGACCTCTGGGTTCAGCTACTTTAGGCACACCTGAAGACATAGGTGAAGGCTGTAGCCCAGATGACCAAACGACTAGCCAAACTTACATTGACGATAGTACCTTACGGCCGTCTCAGTCACTCAGTCATCAAAGGGCTCTGATTTCAGCCGCAGGCTACAAAGAGACTTGCATCCCTGAAATAGCCAGTGGCAGTGTAGAAACCCCCAGTTCGTGTAGCCTGTTGGAACAAAACAAGCCTACGGAGAACTTGCCGTCGTACAGCGAGCTCAACTCCTGCACAACAAAATCTGCAGTCGATGACTATTTCCAGTGCAACACGTCCAGCGAGACCGTGCTTACCGCTCCGTCACCGCTGGGAAAGAATAAGGAGGATCATGACACGCTGACAGGGACAGACGGGCTCAAAAAAATGGCTCCCTCAGAAAGACAGTCTCAGCATGTTGTCAGGGAGCCCGGGGTGCACAAAGAGGAGTCCCCGAAGGGCCCGAGCAGTGGCTCAGCAGTAGCTGGCCAGACTCCAGAGGTGATGGCGAACGGGCGGCTGGTCCAACACCACAGCGCTGAGTCAAGCAGCCTggataaaaggaaagaaatatttagcaAGGATACCCTCTTTAAACCTCTGCACAACACTCTTTCTGTGAATAGTTACCATAAGTCTAGCACACCCCTGCTCAAGCCCCACCAGAAGACCCCCTCTGACACGTTGCCGGTCCGATGCGAGAAGCTGGAGCAAGCGATAGTCAGCTCGGTCACGCAGGCCATGCCTGGGtcacagaggcagcaggagacgACTGGGAACCAGGAGGCCTCCTTCGACTACTACAACGTGTCCGACGACGACGACTCGGAGGAGGGGACCAACAAAAACgctgaggaagagaagaacaggGATGACGTGGGCACCATGCAGTGGCTCCTAGAGCGAGAAAAGGAGCGGGACCTGCAGCGGAAGTTTGAGAAGAATCTCACTCTGCTCGCCCCGAAGGAAACGGAAAGCAGCAACAACCAGCGAGCCACCCACTCGGCCCGCCTGGACAGCatggacagcagcagcattacTGTGGACAGCGGGTTCAACTCCCCACG TACTCGTGAGAGCCTGGCATCCAACACTTCGAGTATTGTTGAAAGCAACAGACGTCAGAACCCCGCTCTGAGTCCTGCACACGGTGGTGCAGGCCCAACCTTCAACTTCCGAGCCACCGCAGACCCGCCGACAAGCGAAgctgagaaactgcagaaaCCAGCTAACTGCCTGCAAGCTTCTGTCACTAGTGTCTGA
- the STOX2 gene encoding storkhead-box protein 2 isoform X3 — MNACDVSPISMSPISQSQFIPLGEILCLAISAMNSARKQVTQEALMEHLTTCFPGVPTPSPEILRHTLNMLVRERKIYPTPDGYFIVTPQTYFITPSLIRTNSKWYHLDERIPDRSQCTSPQQGTITPSTSGCVRDRTLPKNHCDSCHCCREDMHSMHASTLQRKSAKDCKDSYCPPSLCQVPPTEKSKSTVNFSYKAETLTKPKDVEKQSKKFGLKLFRLSFKKDKTKQLANFSAQFPPEEWPLRDEDTPTTIPREVEMEIIRRINPDLTVENVMRHTALMKKLEEEKAQRSKAGSSAHHSGRSKKSRNHRKSHGKSRSHSKTRVSKGDPSDGSHLDIPAEREYDFYDPLTRSPREGCFIIEHKGDNFIMHSNPNMIESHFPMTPEWDVSGELAKRRTEMPFPEPSRGSSHSKVHRSHSHTQDRRSRNERSSKAKERSRSMDNSKGPLGSATLGTPEDIGEGCSPDDQTTSQTYIDDSTLRPSQSLSHQRALISAAGYKETCIPEIASGSVETPSSCSLLEQNKPTENLPSYSELNSCTTKSAVDDYFQCNTSSETVLTAPSPLGKNKEDHDTLTGTDGLKKMAPSERQSQHVVREPGVHKEESPKGPSSGSAVAGQTPEVMANGRLVQHHSAESSSLDKRKEIFSKDTLFKPLHNTLSVNSYHKSSTPLLKPHQKTPSDTLPVRCEKLEQAIVSSVTQAMPGSQRQQETTGNQEASFDYYNVSDDDDSEEGTNKNAEEEKNRDDVGTMQWLLEREKERDLQRKFEKNLTLLAPKETESSNNQRATHSARLDSMDSSSITVDSGFNSPRTRESLASNTSSIVESNRRQNPALSPAHGGAGPTFNFRATADPPTSEAEKLQKPANCLQASVTSV, encoded by the exons ATACCCAACTCCGGATGGTTATTTCATTGTAACCCCGCAGACTTACTTTATAACACCATCTCTCATAAGAACTAACAGTAAATGGTACCATTTGGACGAGAGGATACCTGACAGGTCTCAATGTACCTCTCCGCAACAAGGAACTATAACTCCCTCCACCTCGGGATGCGTCAGGGATCGAACACTACCCAAAAACCACTGCGACTCCTGCCATTGTTGCAGAGAGGACATGCACAGCATGCATGCATCTACCCTACAGAGGAAATCAGCAAAAGACTGTAAAGACTCATACTGTCCTCCTTCGTTATGTCAGGTCCCACCTACTGAGAAAAGTAAAAGTACTGTCAATTTTTCTTATAAAGCAGAGACGCTCACAAAGCCCAAGGATGTAGAAAAGCAGTCTAAGAAATTTGGACTCAAATTATTCCGATTAAGTTTTAAGAAGGACAAGACAAAACAGTTGGCGAATTTCTCTGCCCAGTTTCCTCCAGAGGAGTGGCCGCTAAGGGACGAGGACACCCCTACCACTATACCTAGAGAAGTAGAAATGGAGATTATCAGGCGCATTAACCCAGACTTGACTGTGGAAAATGTCATGAGGCACACTGCACTAATGAAGAaacttgaagaagaaaaggctcaaCGAAGCAAAGCAGGATCTTCAGCTCACCACAGTGGACGAAGTAAAAAAAGTAGGAATCACAGAAAGTCTCATGGGAAGTCGAGGTCACACAGCAAGACTCGGGTGTCCAAAGGAGATCCATCAGATGGCTCTCATTTGGATATCCCTGCCGAAAGGGAGTATGACTTCTACGATCCCTTGACTCGATCCCCACGGGAAGGCTGTTTTATAATAGAACACAAGGGAGATAATTTTATAATGCACAGCAATCCTAACATGATTGAATCTCACTTTCCCATGACACCAGAATGGGACGTGTCTGGGGAGCTGGCCAAAAGAAGAACTGAAATGCCTTTTCCTGAACCTTCCAGGGGAAGCTCCCACTCCAAGGTCCACCGGAGCCACAGCCATACGCAGGATAGACGATCAAGGAATGAGCGGTCCAGTAAGGCTAAAGAAAGGTCTAGATCCATGGATAACTCCAAAGGACCTCTGGGTTCAGCTACTTTAGGCACACCTGAAGACATAGGTGAAGGCTGTAGCCCAGATGACCAAACGACTAGCCAAACTTACATTGACGATAGTACCTTACGGCCGTCTCAGTCACTCAGTCATCAAAGGGCTCTGATTTCAGCCGCAGGCTACAAAGAGACTTGCATCCCTGAAATAGCCAGTGGCAGTGTAGAAACCCCCAGTTCGTGTAGCCTGTTGGAACAAAACAAGCCTACGGAGAACTTGCCGTCGTACAGCGAGCTCAACTCCTGCACAACAAAATCTGCAGTCGATGACTATTTCCAGTGCAACACGTCCAGCGAGACCGTGCTTACCGCTCCGTCACCGCTGGGAAAGAATAAGGAGGATCATGACACGCTGACAGGGACAGACGGGCTCAAAAAAATGGCTCCCTCAGAAAGACAGTCTCAGCATGTTGTCAGGGAGCCCGGGGTGCACAAAGAGGAGTCCCCGAAGGGCCCGAGCAGTGGCTCAGCAGTAGCTGGCCAGACTCCAGAGGTGATGGCGAACGGGCGGCTGGTCCAACACCACAGCGCTGAGTCAAGCAGCCTggataaaaggaaagaaatatttagcaAGGATACCCTCTTTAAACCTCTGCACAACACTCTTTCTGTGAATAGTTACCATAAGTCTAGCACACCCCTGCTCAAGCCCCACCAGAAGACCCCCTCTGACACGTTGCCGGTCCGATGCGAGAAGCTGGAGCAAGCGATAGTCAGCTCGGTCACGCAGGCCATGCCTGGGtcacagaggcagcaggagacgACTGGGAACCAGGAGGCCTCCTTCGACTACTACAACGTGTCCGACGACGACGACTCGGAGGAGGGGACCAACAAAAACgctgaggaagagaagaacaggGATGACGTGGGCACCATGCAGTGGCTCCTAGAGCGAGAAAAGGAGCGGGACCTGCAGCGGAAGTTTGAGAAGAATCTCACTCTGCTCGCCCCGAAGGAAACGGAAAGCAGCAACAACCAGCGAGCCACCCACTCGGCCCGCCTGGACAGCatggacagcagcagcattacTGTGGACAGCGGGTTCAACTCCCCACG TACTCGTGAGAGCCTGGCATCCAACACTTCGAGTATTGTTGAAAGCAACAGACGTCAGAACCCCGCTCTGAGTCCTGCACACGGTGGTGCAGGCCCAACCTTCAACTTCCGAGCCACCGCAGACCCGCCGACAAGCGAAgctgagaaactgcagaaaCCAGCTAACTGCCTGCAAGCTTCTGTCACTAGTGTCTGA